From Sporichthyaceae bacterium, a single genomic window includes:
- the modA gene encoding molybdate ABC transporter substrate-binding protein, producing MPLAISALALAMVGACASDTSSKQVPPVVETPSASASPSPSATGTATGDLTVLAAASLTEVFQKLATTFQSENPGVHVTFSFGASSTLAQQIVAKAPADVFAAASPATMKTVTDAGDATGNPQLFVRNVLEIAVPPSNPGNVTGLSDFSKSDLKIAVCAVAVPCGAAADKVFKATGISAEIDSYEQDVKGVLTKVESGEADAGLVYATDVKSAGDKVKGIDFPEASNAINDYPIAALTEAKNPSAAAAWIAFLSSAEARQAFTDAGFQLPS from the coding sequence GTGCCCCTCGCCATCAGTGCCCTGGCTCTTGCCATGGTTGGCGCCTGCGCGTCCGACACCAGCAGCAAGCAGGTCCCGCCGGTGGTGGAAACACCCTCCGCCTCCGCTTCCCCGTCGCCGAGCGCGACCGGCACCGCGACCGGAGATCTCACCGTGCTCGCCGCCGCCTCGCTCACCGAGGTTTTCCAGAAACTGGCAACCACATTCCAGTCCGAGAACCCCGGCGTGCACGTGACGTTCTCCTTCGGTGCCTCGTCCACGTTGGCCCAGCAGATCGTGGCGAAGGCGCCTGCGGACGTATTCGCGGCCGCGTCCCCGGCCACCATGAAGACCGTCACCGACGCGGGCGATGCGACAGGCAACCCGCAACTGTTCGTGCGCAACGTGTTGGAGATCGCGGTGCCGCCGAGCAATCCGGGCAACGTCACCGGGCTGTCCGACTTCAGCAAGTCCGACCTGAAGATCGCGGTGTGCGCGGTGGCGGTGCCCTGCGGTGCCGCGGCGGACAAGGTGTTCAAGGCGACAGGTATCAGCGCGGAGATCGACAGCTACGAGCAGGACGTCAAGGGTGTGCTGACCAAGGTGGAATCCGGCGAGGCCGACGCGGGCCTGGTCTATGCGACCGACGTGAAATCCGCTGGGGACAAGGTCAAGGGCATCGACTTCCCGGAGGCCTCCAACGCGATCAACGACTACCCGATCGCGGCGCTGACCGAAGCCAAGAACCCCAGCGCGGCGGCGGCCTGGATCGCGTTCCTGTCGAGCGCGGAGGCCCGTCAGGCGTTCACCGACGCCGGCTTCCAGCTCCCGTCCTGA
- a CDS encoding ABC transporter ATP-binding protein has product MSEGLVADFQVSRGEFTLRLDLAVEPGRVSALLGPNGSGKSTALRVLAGLLAVDFGTVRLAGRDLEDASRRLQVPAEHRAVGMVFQDYRLFPHRNALDNVAYGLRRRGMSRPAARERAGEWLAYVGLTEYAKARPARLSGGQAQRVALARALATEPDLLLLDEPLSALDAATRMQVRGELRRYLAGFSGAVLMVTHDPVDAMVLASDVVVIENGAVVQRGPVSEVAAHPHTQYVARLVGLNLYQGLAGADSSVGISPDVQLHTVSTAEGAVFAAFAPTAVSMFRERPHGSARNVFPARVADLEMHGGTVRLSLEGVLPALADVTAAAVTELDLVPGREVWFAVKANEISVYPA; this is encoded by the coding sequence ATGAGTGAGGGCCTCGTTGCGGATTTCCAGGTCTCCCGCGGGGAGTTCACCCTGCGCCTGGACCTGGCCGTGGAACCCGGTCGGGTGAGCGCGCTGCTGGGACCCAACGGGTCCGGCAAGAGCACCGCGTTGCGGGTCCTGGCCGGCCTGCTCGCCGTGGACTTCGGCACCGTGCGATTGGCCGGCCGCGATCTGGAGGACGCGTCCCGACGACTGCAGGTGCCCGCGGAGCACCGGGCGGTCGGCATGGTGTTTCAGGACTACCGGTTGTTTCCCCACCGCAACGCGCTGGACAACGTGGCCTACGGGTTGCGCCGCCGCGGCATGTCTCGGCCGGCGGCGCGCGAACGCGCGGGCGAATGGTTGGCCTACGTCGGATTGACCGAATACGCCAAGGCCAGGCCCGCGCGGCTGTCCGGTGGCCAGGCGCAACGCGTCGCACTGGCCCGAGCGCTGGCCACCGAGCCGGACCTGTTGCTGCTCGACGAACCGTTGTCCGCGTTGGACGCGGCCACCCGGATGCAGGTGCGTGGCGAGCTGCGCCGTTATCTGGCCGGCTTCTCCGGCGCGGTGCTGATGGTCACCCACGATCCGGTGGACGCCATGGTGTTGGCCTCGGACGTGGTGGTGATCGAAAACGGCGCGGTGGTCCAGCGCGGCCCCGTGTCGGAGGTAGCCGCACACCCGCACACCCAGTACGTGGCCCGGTTGGTCGGGCTGAACCTGTACCAGGGATTGGCCGGGGCCGACTCGAGCGTGGGCATCTCCCCCGACGTGCAGCTGCACACGGTGAGCACGGCCGAGGGCGCGGTATTCGCCGCGTTCGCGCCCACCGCGGTGTCCATGTTCCGGGAGCGCCCTCATGGCTCGGCGCGCAATGTGTTTCCCGCCCGGGTGGCCGACCTGGAAATGCACGGCGGCACCGTCCGGTTGAGCCTGGAGGGCGTGTTGCCGGCGCTGGCGGACGTCACCGCAGCCGCCGTCACCGAACTGGATTTGGTGCCCGGCCGCGAGGTGTGGTTCGCGGTCAAGGCCAACGAGATCAGTGTGTATCCCGCCTAA
- the modB gene encoding molybdate ABC transporter permease subunit: protein MSRRERSGVPPALLAPAGLALLFLIVPLLGLFLRAPWRSLPDRLREHAIREALQLSLVTATEATVVAVVLGVPLAVVLAHGHFPGRSFLRALVTVPLVMPPVVGGVALLSALGRAGFVGKRIYAFNGYSLPFTTTAVVIAETFVAMPFLVIAVEGALRGSDVRYAEAAATLGATRWTTFRTVTLPLVAPGVMAGAVLCWARALGEFGATITFAGSFPGRTQTMPLAVYQALETDPPAAIVLSMVLLIVSVAVLALLRERWVAPS, encoded by the coding sequence TTGAGCCGGCGCGAGCGTTCCGGGGTACCCCCCGCATTGTTGGCGCCGGCCGGGTTGGCTCTGCTGTTCCTGATCGTCCCGCTGCTCGGTCTGTTCCTGCGCGCCCCGTGGCGCTCGTTGCCCGATCGGCTGCGCGAACACGCTATTCGCGAGGCGCTGCAGTTGTCCCTGGTGACCGCGACCGAGGCCACCGTGGTGGCCGTCGTGCTCGGTGTGCCGCTGGCGGTCGTGCTCGCGCACGGCCACTTTCCCGGCCGGTCCTTCCTGCGCGCCCTGGTGACCGTGCCGCTGGTGATGCCCCCGGTGGTCGGCGGCGTGGCCCTGCTCTCCGCGCTCGGACGGGCCGGGTTCGTCGGCAAGCGAATCTACGCCTTCAACGGGTACTCCCTGCCGTTCACCACCACCGCGGTCGTCATCGCCGAGACGTTCGTCGCGATGCCGTTCCTGGTGATCGCCGTGGAGGGCGCGCTGCGCGGCAGCGATGTGCGTTACGCGGAGGCCGCGGCCACGTTGGGTGCGACCCGGTGGACGACCTTCCGCACGGTGACCCTGCCGTTGGTGGCGCCGGGCGTGATGGCCGGAGCCGTGCTGTGCTGGGCCCGCGCGCTCGGTGAATTCGGAGCCACGATCACCTTCGCGGGCAGCTTCCCGGGCCGTACTCAGACCATGCCATTGGCCGTCTACCAAGCGCTGGAGACCGACCCGCCGGCGGCCATCGTGTTGAGCATGGTGCTGCTCATCGTGTCCGTGGCAGTACTTGCACTGCTGCGCGAACGGTGGGTCGCCCCGTCATGA